The DNA sequence cttagcttcacatagatgggttcgaccaccattaatcaactAAGAACTGTcctataaattagggttattttagatgacacctagctatatagttagctagctaacagactgttttatgtttttggggaagaacatggggacatgtaaatgccaacaaaataactttttggtgtgtgtgtgtgtgtgtgtgtgtgtaaccttttatttaactaggcaagtcagttaagaacaaattcttatttacaatgacggcctaccccgaccaaggccagacggcgctgggccaattgtgcatcgccctattggactcccaattgcggcctgatgtgatacagcctggattcgaaccagtgactctagtgatgcctcttgcactgagatgcagtgccttagaccgttgcgtccgtgtgtgtgttaactatttaactgtactagaatgcttaaaaggccgcaaaaaaaatgtttatatCGGGTATCTGTATTgtttagttttttgggggggggggggcaaggaaaatattgggtattggccaaaaatgtcatatcggtgcatcactactaattagtaaggaacacCCCACCTGGTGgtctagggcttaattgaaaggaaaaaacaaaaaccagcagacactagggcctccatggaatgagtttgatgcCCCTGATCTacactactgaacaaaaatataaacgcaacatgcaacaatttcaaagattttactgagttagtttaTAGAAGGAAGtcggtcaatttaaataaattcattaagccctaatctatagattttacatgactgggcatagtcccccccccccataaaataGCTTTATTACACAGAAATACTttgagaaatgctcaccaacaggtaTGTAAACAAACTTGTGCCCAACATTTGACATAGacactttttgtgcgtatggaacatttctgtgatcttgtatttcagcctcagaaattgcagcccaaaaaaatacttcagagttcaagtaacagacacatttcaatatcaactgttcagaggagactgtgtgaatcaggccttcgtggtcaactttcttgggccaagaaacatgagcaatggatattagaccagtggaaatctgttcttttggtctgatgagtccaaattagcgATATTTGGTTCTAACCGCTGTCTTTgttagacgcagagtaggtgaacggatgatctctgcatgtgtggttcccaccatgacgCATGGaggacaggtgtgcgcctttccaaatcatgtccaatcagttgaatttactacaggtggactccaatcaagttgtagaaacctctcaaggatgatcaatggaaacaggatgcacctgagctcaattttgagtctcatagcaaagggtctgaatacttatgtaaataaggtatttctgtttaaaaataaattaacatttctaaacctgtttttgctttgtcgttatggggcattgtgtgtagattgaggaaaaagtTGAATTTAATccgttagaataaggctgtaacggaacaaaattggaaaaagggaaggggtctgaatactttttgaatgcaaggtatatttaatatattttcctTTTATTATTTACTAACCCTACcaccctcccctaattggagtaaactaatggacaacaatacttaggcttctactttcaGTTTATACATGCTATATAAATTTTACggacagtatatatattttttacttgacAATTGCTACCAAAGCAAGCGGATTTGAGCATATTTAACGATTTCCCAGCATCGTTTGTTTAAAATGGAAAATTGTCTCATCTCGTCATCGctgtctctcccctcccatcCCCAGACTCAAATCTGCTTTGCTTGATTTTCATAAAGCTAGTTAGCACACCAGCTTGCTCACAAACTACTCCAGGAGCTTAGCCCTTTGATGGAATCCTTGACATGTATCAGCAACTTGTCAAATCTAAAAACACTCAGTGTGCTGACTGATGGACAGAGTGCATTATTTACCTGCAATGTTTCTCGGCATGACAGAACGCAAATACATTTGGTTGGTACATCCCCTTATCTGTACATATTTGGCTATCAAATTATCTACATACCATAAGCTACATAAAGTAAAGAGTCTCTCCAAATGCACTGATAACAGATCAATATCGTAAATATCTCTCCTGCTTTCTCCATTTCTCAGGACATGATGAAGCCGACGTTCACCATGGCCAATCTGCCTGCCAGTGTCAACACCCAACCCAcgtcgtcctcctcttcctccaccacctcctccgtGGCCATGCACTTGCAGAACAGCATCCCTGCCACCTGCTGGCAGGTCTCGGCGGGCATCAATACTCACAGTGCCACCAGCAGTGCCAACGGCACGGTGCTGAAGACCTCGGCCACGTCAACGAGTGTCATGCTACCTGGAGGGTTCACCCTCATGTCCGGTGAGTGAGCGGGGGGGtcctgttttttaaatttatcTCACTTTCTTTGCCTCATTTACCCCCTTTACCCACCTTATTGGCTTGATTTTCATCTGTGTTGCACCCAACTTCATTTACATCTATTCACCCCGCTGAATTGTTCCCTTGTTTCAGAATTGCCCTTTTTTTTATTGGTTGAAAGAATATTGCACCCCAATAAAAAACAATCCTCTGGGGCTTTTTggctgtgtgtttgcatgtggtttgtctgtgtgggtgtgttttgacTGAGTGTGTTTTGTTTGAGTCTGTGTTGTCTGTGGCTGTACATTTTTCTGTGTAACTGTCTGTATTTTGTCTGAGGCTttgttctgtctgtgtttgaGTATTTTTTTTGTCAGTGATGCTGTGTTTTTTGTGGCTGTTTGTGTGGCTATGTCCGTTTACCCTCCATCTTTTCTTTTGTCTTTCTCGCTGTGTTGTGTGTTTTCTTGGTCTATTCACCGGTACCACTGCGTGAGACCTGTGCACCGCTAATCTTCTCTGCGCGTCCTCTAGGCGCAACGCTTCCCCCTGGCACGCACACCATTCCACTCAGTCAGCTGCAGGCCTTCCAGGGCCCCTTGGCCCAGACCAGCATCACCACCGCAGGGCACACCCAGCAGGGCCAGCACACCACCCTGCTCCGCCTACCTGCAACTGTCTCGCTCACAGGTCAGGGGCTTCTTCACCCCGCCACGTCATGTTTTGGTTCCTTGCCAAGATACTTCCCGAGCATCAACTCTCCCTGGATTGCAAATCAACCCCTAGCTCCTACACTTTTCGCAAGCAATATGGCAACAATTCTGACttaatgaaaaaaatataaaaaaattctGCACAACAAATAATCTTAAAGATTAATTTATTCTCTGTACGACCGCAGCCGCCTTTAGTGTACAGCTTAAccaattttgtaattttttttagaCGATTCTGCCTTACCTGCCTTACCTATCAGAGGGCATGATGGAGCTACCACTATTTTGTTACATGCATCCAATCTTCTCCGATCAACCAAGGGGTTGATTTGGGATATAGGGTCTGTCTCCTTCTGTCTGCATGCATTTCTCACTCTGTTGAAGTTTGTGTCGAGTGTCTCCAAATTGAGCCCAGTTTGTTTGCATCTAGGATCCCAGTCATTTCTCTGTAGCTATCTCCCAATATCTCTATGCCTGTCTGTTAGTGTCCTTTTCGAGGTTTGTCTTTACCTCACTGTCTctctattagaggtcgaccgattaatcggaatggccaattacttagggccgatttcacgttttcataacaatcggcatttttggacaccaacaatggccaattacattgcactccacgaggagactgcgttgcaggctgactacctgttacgcgagtgcagcaaggagccaaggtaagttgctagctagcattaaacttatcttataaaaaaacaatcacttcacataatcactagttaactacacatggttgatgatattactagtttatctagcttgtcctgcgttgcatataatcgatgcggtgcctgttaatttatcatcgaatcacatcctacttcgccaaacgggtgatgattaacaagcgcattcgtgaaaaaagcactgtcgttgcaccaatgtgtacctaaccttaaacagcaatgcctttcttaaaatcaatacacaagtatatatttttaaacctgcatatttagttaatattgcttgCTAACATAACTTTCTTTTAATTagagaaattgtgtcacttctcttgcgttctgtgcaagcagagtcagggtgtaTGCAgccgtttgggccgcctggctcgttgcaaactgaagaccatttcttcctaacaaagaccgtaattaatttgccagaattgtacataattatgacataacattgaaggttgtgcaatgtaacagcaatatttagacttagggatgccacccattagataaaaatttattatttcactgaaagaataaacgttttgttttcgaaatgatagtttccggatttgaccgtattaatgacctaagtatttctgtgttttattatattataattaagtctatgatttgatagagcagtctgactgggcggtggtaggcagcagcaggctcgtaagcattcattcaaacagcactttcctgcatttgccagctgctcttcgctgtgcttcaagcattgagctgtttatgacctcaagcctatcaactcccgagattaggctggcaatactatagtgcctataagaacatccaatagtcaaaggtatatgaaatacaaatggtatggagagaaatagtcctataattcctataataactacaacctaaaacttcttacctgggaatattgaagactcatgttaaaaggaaccaccagctttcatatgttctcatgttctgagcaaggaacttaaacgttagcttttttacatggcaaatattgcacttttactttcttctccaacactttgtttttacattatttaaaccaaattgaacacgtttcattatttatttgagactaaattgattttattgatgtattatattaagttaaaataagtgttcgttcagtattgttgtaattgtcattattacaaatgtgtatatataaaaatcggccgattactcggtatcggctttttttggtcctccaataaatcggtatcggtggtgaaaaatcataatcggtcgacctctactctctatgcatctcagtctctctcttaATGTTTGTTTGAGCCTGGGCTTTAGTCTCTCTTTACATTGTGATAAAGGCAAAAATACTAACATTTAAAATGCAGTGAGAAAGCATGTTTGAATTAACTCCTTATGAGGTTTAAATATGGTGCTCTGCTTGCAAGCAGTCACAGGAGAGGGCTCATTTGTTGACGGGACAAAGGGAGGCAATGAGGATGGATAATAAGGACTCATGGAAGGGTAAACGGGAGCTATATTTTAGGGACAAGGAGCGGGAGGAGTAGCTAAGTCAGTGTGTAGATAGGGACAGGAATATAGGAAAGAGGATATTTTAGTCTGTTCAAGTTATTTTTGAGCAGGGCTAAAAGTAAGCCCCAGAGTTTTATCGGTTGTCTTAGCGGACAGAAAAAAGCGTGAGTTGAAAGAAAGTTCCACACTTCTGTCCAATGTACcctcatttttttaaatgcactTGAATGtaatgttgtgaaaattctgtgcaacttccagcacgcgtttactgtgaacactgaggctgtagccactttaagttagttttaacagggGCCAAGTAGGAGactggctatttgatcataatgtaggcctaccagagtggcctaccatcaaaaacaatggagaaaatgcatccatAAAATTAACAcagaaatagctgttctatcattcagcctacagtagctgCCAATGTGTAATGTACAATGTACGCCTACATTCCTTGAGATTTTGGGAGGGAAAAACATGCAGAGTTTGACATTTAACCtgtccacttgtccttcagataaggaggtgactgaaaatgttgtggtgtTTGATCCAataaaccactttacaaaataaaatgcattatcaATCCCATACcatttattacagagaatcagacaaattacacacatggctacatgcagctctcgctttgatctcaaaacaagcacatctactcacgctgtaaacacagtccaatTCAAAGTAAACTGCACAGATCCATATACTGTaaggcaatggtctatttgcatctaggcctactgcagctcagattggttatgccgcactggtctgtgtagagtatgggctgAGTCATGTCTGTCAATAGAATAGAATCCTATGacgatgcgttctgcctacaacaaaatctcttacatagtttgttttgtttctgtaTATTCCATGAAAAGCGGCTAATATTGCTTTGACTCAATCACAATCGCCACAGTAAAAGGAAACCAtcgatagtgttaactaacagggaaaactctagaaagttgagtgaagtttaATCTGGTGCTTCTCTcagtgggctgatatttcttctgcgcgGCAGTCCCAGGGCTACTGCGCAGACACGCGCAGCTTAGAAAACGGACACATGGCTTGTGTCCGTTTTCTCACTTGGTCTTCATCTTCATGAACTGTCGTGAAAGTAGGCTAACAATGGGGAAATTCTTTAAAATTGTCAGTAGTAATAGCCCAAGTACTTTGTAAAATCACAACTGCTGAAAAAGGAACACCTTTTGTGTTTAAATAGCATATCTGACAGCTGTATAGATGGAGATTCTGTGTTACTTTTCTGTAGGTCAGTTAACCCTTGCTCAGCCACTTAACTGGTACACACCACTTCACTAACCCATTCATATTTACCACCCAACTCTAGTTATGTACCTATCAGAGGTAACATGCAAACTTGGCCTCCTATAATGAGTGTGCAAAAATTAGTTGAACGGAAAATTAATATTCTCACTCTAGGTGTGTGTGCGTCTTTCTCAGGTGGAGGGATGGGCCAGCAGCTGCAGGCCATTCAAGTTCACCCCAGCAGCCAGCAGAGCTCTGTGAGCCACAGTGACCTCTCCCACATCACAAGCAACTCCAcaggtaaacaacaacaaccataCACTCTCACAGCGGCCTGTCTGCTTATGAGCCCATTTGACTATAATGCCAATGTGATTTGAGGGTGGTAAACAGCAATGCGATAATATTATTAGTAttatggggggggggtttaaTGTTAAGTGTTAAATTGCTATATGATGACTAGGAGGCTTTTTACCCCACTCTCAAACGCGACAAGCAGCAGTCTGTTTACAAGTTGATCTAATAATGAAATGGGCTTCTTGATGGACCCAATCCCAAGGAGGAGGGTCTGGAATGACTGGTGTAGCAGAGCAGTAGCCCCATCTAGAGGGCAAATGGAGAGACTGACATGAGTGCTACTTCTCAGTGGCAAGTGAAATGGACCTCTAGGCTCTAGCTCTTCCTCACTAGGCATTCCTCTAAATCTGAAAGGACTGGACAGGTATTAACAATATGGCAATTGCTGCTCCTTGCCTTCTCATAGGCAGAGATACTGTATACACTCGCATTATCTgctgaccaataaaatttgatttgagatggtcttgtctccgccctaacaatgggagtcgtcccAATGGCGGGAAGGCAGGCGGTCTGCTTACCGTTTGATGGGAGTAAACCCTCTCGCTATTTTTTCCAAACCCTCTCGCCAGTTTTTCAAAACTTTTCTGATTTCGGAAATGGGATTGGATTAAATGTTCGATTTTGGTATTTCAAAACAGAAAAACTAGAATGATTCTGATCATTTGGATTGGGATTTGGTAATCCAATCTGACCTTTAACCAAGATTAACcaatgatgtgtgtgtatataaaccctggattgctgatgctatgtattgaccaatgagaggctttgaagccaccggccGCCACATTGGTACTCCCCagaaggagcagtcctccataggaatgaatggaattctacagtatttcataaAAATGTTTCAAGGTCAAAATGACACATATTTCAGTATTTATTTGTTGTAgtagggacagtaacattagtactctTAAAAAAATAGGTTTAGGTTTTAggtatatataaaaaatgaaaaaaagatttgtatttttttaatgttcAGTTCACATAATATAATTGAAAAGTATGCATTTAAGGTGTCTAATAGAATATACTTGTCaaaaaacgaatgtagacatttAATTAATGCATTTCTAAAGCATCCAAAatcgttatttttttttttacaagaaaagAAACCGTGGTGGCTTCAATACAGCGCTTCctgtcagtcatccagggttCATACACGTCATTAAAATTATTAAAGGAGAAGTTTcctttttttacaaccaaatctctcTTTTGATGTAAATTGCATGTTTTATAGAAGGGTTCAGacacctttttttgttgttgtaatttcaCGTTTTTGAGAAACGTACCTCAAACAGCAAATCACTTCCTCGTGCTCGTGTAGTATGGGGGCCCTGAAAAAACGTGAAGAAAAAATGCTCAAACACCCAAATACGTAATTTTAGAGAGGAGAAAAAcgctcagtatagtgatgcaggtcttttaGCTGTTGTACAAATGAAATTGTCATTCCAAACTTTATCCGCAAtattatattccattttgtgtGTTTCTCAAACATGTGAAATCACAAAGGTGTCCGGATCCCCTTCAATAATAGAGATTTGGTTGTGAAACAGTTTTTCCAAACTCAAAGGTAGTGATTATGATAGTTTTGATGCCATAAATGTGGCTGTTGATCCCACTGGATATAGAATGGTAAAAGGCATTACAACCGAGAAATGTCAATGTCACTAAGGTGGGGAGATCAACAACAGTATTCCATCTGAAAACCAAAGGTAACTCATTTTATTAAATGCTTTTTTTGCAGTATAGGTATGTGGTCATTTGTTACATTGAGAAGTGTCAAATATCATGTACTTGCAGTACAAGTAATATGCAGGCTGTTTTTAATcttactgtaatttccggactattaagcgcacctgaatataagccgcacccactgaattttaaaaaatattattttgaacataaataagccgcacatgtctataagccgcaggtgcctaccggtacattgacacaaatgaactttacacaggctttaacgaaacacggcttgtaacaaaaataaatgggctttaacgaaacacggcttgtaacaaaaaaagaataattagcagtaagctttagttgtctttttgcactgagtcaattcctcacactgctatttccaacgtcttatcatcgactcattaagaccaagctcccgtgcagcagctctatttccttttccaacagccagatcaatcgccttcaacttgaaagatgcatcatatgcatttctccgtgtctttgccatgatgagggtgacaaaatgactactgtaatcagaatgatgaagtttgagagcactcgatttaatctaaacagtaaacaaaaaagttgtttgaccttaacccgttcggcaatttcattggtctaatgaaagcttcatgcccccaaaaaactgagcacgtcacagaatgtttttttttttttgagaaaaaaaattgaaagcgggaaaaatccatatattagccgcgtcattgtttaagccgcgaggttcaaagcctgggaaaaaagttgcggcttatagtccggaatttacggtagttgcCTTTATTAACATCGGTTTCTGTTTCACTATGACTGTGTAGAAGTAGTAACATTTAATGTTGAAGTCACGATTCATATTCATAATATGAATGAAACATGCAGAATATTGATATGCATGCCTCATTGCCCTTGTTGTCCTGTCTCCCTAATTCAGTGAGCCTCCCCACCACCATTGTCACGTCCTCAGTGCCCTCATCAATGGGTGGTCACATGATGTATCCCGGCGCCCACACTGTCATGTACGCCACACCTACGACCTCGTTGGGTGACGGCAGTCTGACCGTGCTCAACACCTTCCCACAGACAGCCCATACACAGTCCCATGACCCCGGTGAGCCAATCAGAGTCCAGACACCACAACTGGCCTAACAGGGTGCTGATATACAGTGAGCTCAAAGTATTGGTACAGTGACaactttttgttgttttggctatgtactccagcattttggatttgaaatgatacaatgactgaggttaaaatGCAGACTGTCAATCATTTGagagtattttcatccatatcggttaaaccgtttagaaattacatcaCAAAAtggggaccaaaagtatttggacaaattcagttatgtgtattaaagtagtagaAATGTAAGCATTtagtcccatattcatagcatgtAATTGTGGAGTGCCccacgaattgaggctgttctgagggcaaacgggGGGGCTGAAACTCGATATtacgaaggtgttcctaatgttttgtatacccAGTCTGTCAGCTATAGAGAGACGAGAGGGCTGagaagttttgatcagtcagctGTTGGATAACAAATACCGGAGTTTAGGTGCAGGTAGAGTCAAATCTATACTGTTATCCCAAAAATATAgcaaattttttttttctccccatttTAGTTTTTAGATTATTCAAAAACAACTAGCATGGCAGGAGAAATCAGCATGCATTAAACTGAAAGAGGTGTTAATAGGCCAAGTCCTATTCCTATCAAATGGAaagaaaatatacatttgggCCATTAAAACAATAAGACACCAGAGTGTCCGATCCTATAGAAATAGACTTGGGATTTTGGTCCAGATCATCTGACATTAGagagaaaaaatacaaataattctGACCGGACATTTTGTGCTGCTTTGGTGAAACTCTTACCTGTGTCTACATTGTTCTCTTGCATTCtgtaaatataacatttattgaAATGGGCTATAACAAATAGGAATATAGGCAATTTTCTCAATGTCATCCCATGCACTACCCTGCCTGACTCCACTCTTTACTGCATGGCGGCATGCAGTGAAGTTGAAATAGCTTAGTCTGTCATATCATGATGTCACTATTGACGATGGCTGTCAATCATCCTCAAAAGACGACACTATCGTAATATCGGCCAACCCTACTGGCTCGTTTATGTGTGCGATTAATTTATTGGATTTGTTTTTTCCCATCCCAACTAGGCGCTGTATCGCAGGTGTTCCTCACAGGGCATCCTGGGACAGTTCAGATCCCTGTGTCAGCAGTACAGCTCCACCCGGTAATGACACCCATGTCCCTCTGTCACCACAACTCTTACCTCAACACTACCCTCACTGCTCAACAATACTGTCACCTAATCCCCTTTCCCTTTGACCTGTAGATGGTGATTGGTCAGCAGTCAAGCAGCAGCAACCTCACAGAGCTTCAAGTGGTCAACCTGGACGCCCATCATCACTCAAAGGACGATTGACCCGCCCACATATCAATAGACTGCTCTACCCAGACACACATTTAAATGCACAAACACCAGGGGATCACTGACGCCTTGCCAACAGACTGCCACCCCCTATTTATTACTGCCTTTTCACAGCAatgattttgttttttttataaaccTTGTAagaatatgcacacacacacttacaaaggATTGAGGTGTGGTACTGCCATTTTACTTGGTATACATTTTTGTATATTTGTCTTATTTTCTTTCTCTGCAAGAGTTGCTTGGCTTGACATATCCACATGTTGCTGGGGCTACAGCTTCACATTTCAATCAGACACGTGTAGTGTGTGCACATACCAGTTATACGTATGTGAACTGAAGAGGTTTTGGTATTTTGTTTTTCTTACGAATGTATTCTCTTTTAAGCCCCCTGGGCATCCAAATGTTGATTACTTATATTTTTCTCATGTTGGCATATGAATGATAGCTCTACAATACCAGTTGCTGTCATTAGGGTAATcatgtttttatttcatttctGGGGGGAAATGTGCCATTGATGCCAGTATCTATTTTCTGATAATGCtacagttaaatatatatatatgcacagaAACAAAGCGTTACCCTCAAAATCAAGTATATGTCAGATTCACATATTTGTACTTTATGACTCTGCCATGTAGCTTGACTGTGCTATGCTTCTATGCTGTGCTAGAGTGGGCTGATACACTGACTTGCCCTTGTACTCGGGCAGGGTACCACCACTGGTTTAGGTAGTGCCCTATCATTCTGTATGTTAAGGAATTACTTTAGAACATCACAAGGTTTATCTGGAAGACTGGCGCAGGCACTTTTTCTCTTCTCTGTGTGAATCTACAGCACTTACTGTGTTGCTGCATAGATAGTACTGTATTTCCCATCAACTACTGAACTATTACCCCAATTGTAAAGGGGTGTTTTCAGGATGCTGGTTATGATTTCAATATTGAAGGACATTGTCTTAGTACATAATACCcaagtttttatattttttttacacatgCAAGTATGCCGGTCTAGTTTGTCATAGACCTATTACAGCATTTTGAAGATTTAACTATCTGGGTTGTGTTCAtctgggctcccaagtggcgcagcggtctaagacactgcatctcagtggaagAGGtgccactacagtccctggttcgaatccaggctgtatcacaactggccgtgatggggagtcccatagggcggtgcacaattggcccagcgtcgtcgagttttggccggagtaggccgccattgtaaataacaatttgttcttaactgacttgcctagttatataaaggttaaatataaaaaattaat is a window from the Salmo trutta chromosome 38, fSalTru1.1, whole genome shotgun sequence genome containing:
- the LOC115178896 gene encoding serum response factor isoform X1; its protein translation is MLGGNGAGIGTRPGGARPGNGTGLTALQVNNPGTNMSGAEGGRFDDRIRQYSAEVVYSGSEPESDSGDDDETMGSAGDKRGVKRERAEMEVAASATSAGLPPGGYGGVAGGATGAKPGKKTRGRVKIKMEFIDNKLRRYTTFSKRKTGIMKKAYELSTLTGTQVLLLVASETGHVYTFATRKLQPMITSETGKALIQTCLNSPDSPPRNDPSTDQRMSATGFEETDLTYQVSEGDGCTEPTKDMMKPTFTMANLPASVNTQPTSSSSSSTTSSVAMHLQNSIPATCWQVSAGINTHSATSSANGTVLKTSATSTSVMLPGGFTLMSGATLPPGTHTIPLSQLQAFQGPLAQTSITTAGHTQQGQHTTLLRLPATVSLTGGGMGQQLQAIQVHPSSQQSSVSHSDLSHITSNSTVSLPTTIVTSSVPSSMGGHMMYPGAHTVMYATPTTSLGDGSLTVLNTFPQTAHTQSHDPGAVSQVFLTGHPGTVQIPVSAVQLHPMVIGQQSSSSNLTELQVVNLDAHHHSKDD